One genomic region from Molothrus aeneus isolate 106 chromosome 24, BPBGC_Maene_1.0, whole genome shotgun sequence encodes:
- the SYPL2 gene encoding synaptophysin-like protein 2, producing the protein MSEPGAPAAGDKAPRLQDRVLRGLRWGRLQEPLGFIKVLEWLFAIFAFGSCGSFSGETGATVKCDSGGMTAISIQFGYPFRLYQIPFGMPNCEDESEARTLYLVGDFSAPAEFFVTLGVFSFLYSMAALVLYLRFHSLYTENTKLPFTDFCVTVCFAFFWLVAAAAWGKGLSDVKAATRPSALIAAMAVCQADGVLCNAGTTPAMGLANISVLFGFLNFLLWAGNCWFVLRETPWLRPPAPRDSAAEQGAIDKQ; encoded by the exons atgtcggagcccggcgcccccgCGGCCGGTGATAAAGCGCCCCGGCTCCAG GACCGCGTCCTTCGTGGGCTGCGCTGGGGCCGCCTCCAGGAGCCGCTGGGTTTCATCAAGGTGCTGGAATGG CTCTTTGCCATCTTCGCCTTCGGCTCCTGCGGCTCCTTCAGCGGCGAGACCGGAGCCACAGTGAAATGTGACAGTGGAGGGATGACAGCCATCAGCATCCAGTTCGGGTACCCCTTCAG GTTATACCAGATTCCCTTTGGGATGCCCAACTGTGAGGATGAATCAGAAGCCCGCACCCTGTACCTCGTTGGCGATTTCTCTGCTCCCGCCGAGTTTTTTGTGACCCTGGGGGTCTTCTCCTTCCTCTACTCCATGGCTGCTCTGGTGCTCTACCTCCGCTTCCATTCCCTGTACACGGAGAACACGAAGCTCCCGTTCACA GATTTCTGTGTCACCGTCTGCTTTGCCTTCTTCTGGCtggtggcggcggcggcctGGGGCAAGGGGCTGAGCGACGTGAAGGCGGCCACGCGCCCCTCCGCCCTCATCGCTGCCATGGCCGTGTGCCAGGCCGACGGCGTGCTCTGCAACGCTGGCACCACGCCCGCCATGGGGCTGGCCAACATCTCGGTG CTCTTCGGGTTCCTCAACTTCCTGCTGTGGGCCGGGAACTGCTGGTTCGTGCTGCGGGAGACGCCGTGGCTGCGGCCGCCCGCGCCCCGCGACAGCGCGGCCGAGCAGGGCGCCATCGACAAGCAGTGA
- the PSMA5 gene encoding proteasome subunit alpha type-5 encodes MFLTRSEYDRGVNTFSPEGRLFQVEYAIEAIKLGSTAIGIQTSEGVCLAVEKRITSPLMEPSSIEKIVEIDSHIGCAMSGLIADAKTLIDKARVETQNHWFTYNETMTVESVTQAVSNLALQFGEEDADPGAMSRPFGVALLFGGVDEKGPQLFHMDPSGTFVQCDARAIGSASEGAQSSLQEVYHKSMTLKEAIKSSLVILKQVMEEKLNATNIELATVEPGMKFHMYTKEELEEVIKDI; translated from the exons atgtTCCTCACGCGCTCCGAGTACGACCG GGGTGTGAACACCTTCTCTCCAGAGGGGAGGCTCTTCCAGGTGGAATATGCCATCGAGGCCATAAag CTTGGCTCCACAGCCATTGGGATCCAGACCTCAGAGGGAGTTTGCCTGGCTGTGGAGAAGAGGATCACATCCCCCCTGATGGAGCCCAGCAGCATTGAGAAGATTGTGGAGATCGACTCCCACATTG GGTGTGCCATGAGTGGCCTAATAGCTGATGCAAAGACTTTAATTGACAAGGCCAGAGTGGAGACTCAG AATCACTGGTTCACCTACAACGAGACCATGACAGTGGAGAGTGTGACACAGGCTGTGTCTAACCTGGCCCTGCAGTTTGGGGAGGAAGATGCTGACCCAGGAGCCATG tCCCGCCCGTTCGGTGTCGCTCTGCTCTTCGGAGGGGTGGATGAGAAGGGACCCCAGCT gttCCACATGGATCCCTCGGGGACGTTCGTGCAGTGCGATGCCAGAGCCATCGGCTCCGCCTCCgagggagcccagagctccctgcaggaggtTTACCACAAG TCCATGACGTTAAAGGAAGCCATCAAATCTTCCCTGGTCATCCTGAAACAGGTCATGGAGGAGAAGCTAAATGCCACCAACATTGAG CTTGCCACGGTGGAGCCTGGCATGAAATTCCACATGTACACaaaagaggagctggaggaggtcATCAAGGATATttga